One Mustela nigripes isolate SB6536 chromosome 5, MUSNIG.SB6536, whole genome shotgun sequence DNA segment encodes these proteins:
- the TAAR1 gene encoding trace amine-associated receptor 1 produces MSFCHNIINISCVKSSRSNDVRASLYSLMVLIILTTLIGNLIVIISISHFKQLHTPTNWLIHSMATVDFLLGCLVMPYSMVRSVEHGWYFGEVFCKIHTSTDIMLSSASIFHLSFISIDRYYAVCDPLRYKAKINILVIFAMIFISWSVPALFAFGMIFLELNFKGAEEMYYKYIHCIGGCSVFFSKTSGVLAFMTSFYIPGSIMLCVYSRIYFIAQRQAKSIHDANQKFQIGLEEKNGMLQSKERKAAKTLGIVMGVFLICWCPFFVCMVTDPFLDYSIPPTLNDALIWFGYLNSMFNPMVYAFFYPWFRKALKLILFGKIFQKDSCRCKLFLESHP; encoded by the coding sequence ATGTCTTTTTGCcacaatataattaatatttcctGTGTGAAAAGCAGCAGGTCGAATGATGTCCGTGCTTCCCTGTATAGTTTAATGGTGCTCATAATTCTGACCACACTCATTGGCAATCTGATAGTCATTATTTCCATATCACACTTCAAGCAACTTCATACCCCAACTAATTGGCTCATTCATTCCATGGCCACCGTGGACTTTCTGCTGGGGTGCCTGGTCATGCCCTATAGCATGGTCAGATCTGTTGAGCATGGCTGGTACTTTGGAGAAGTCTTCTGTAAAATTCACACCAGCACTGACATTATGCTGAGCTCAGCCTCCATTTTCCACTTGTCCTTCATTTCCATTGACCGCTACTATGCTGTGTGTGATCCATTGAGATACAAAGCCAAAATCAATATCTTGGTTATCTTTGCAATGATCTTCATCAGTTGGAGTGTTCCTGCTCTTTTTGCATTTGGAATGATTTTTCTGGAGCTAAACTTCAAAGGAGCTGAAGAGATGTATTATAAATACATTCACTGCATAGGGGGTTGCTCGGTCTTCTTTAGCAAAACATCTGGGGTACTGGCCTTTATGACTTCTTTCTATATACCTGGATCTATTATGTTGTGTGTCTATTCCAGAATATATTTCATAGCTCAGAGACAGGCAAAATCAATTCATGATGCAAATCAGAAGTTTCAAattggattggaagaaaaaaatggaatgttacaaagcaaagaaaggaaagctgCAAAGACTTTAGGGATTGTGATGGGAGTTTTCCTAATATGCTGGTGTCCTTTCTTTGTCTGCATGGTCACGGATCCTTTCCTGGACTATAGCATTCCACCCACATTGAATGATGCATTGATTTGGTTTGGATACTTGAACTCTATGTTCAATCCAATGGTTTATGCTTTTTTCTATCCTTGGTTCAGAAAAGCACTGAAGTTGATTCTATTtggtaaaatttttcaaaaagattcgTGTAGGTGTAAACTATTTTTAGAATCACATCCatag